A window of the bacterium genome harbors these coding sequences:
- a CDS encoding heavy metal translocating P-type ATPase, which translates to MHDHHAHHRHAPGWSGEPPRPGDRDRREQARAEGHAHGSEVARTDSPAPHAGVHVTRGAHAAHDEHAGHGVELFRRRFWGALLLTLPTLIWSDVLQGWLGYTAPTFPGSRFVPAIFGTAVFVYGGRVFLQGAVRELGDRSPGMMTLISIAIGVAFLFSLAVTLGFRGTPLWWELATLVTVMLLGHWMEMRSIAQASGALRELAKLLPDTAVRVVDGRTEEVPVSALREGDVVLVRPGAGIPADGVVREGRSAVNEAMITGESRPVDKVEGDEVIAGTVNGAGSLRIEVTRTGERTALAGIMRLVAEAQMSRSHAQALADRAAFWLTLVAIGAGAATLVGWLAVEAPAGFTIERVVTVLVIACPHALGLAIPLVIAISTTLAARSGLLVRDRQGLEEARRVDTVVFDKTGTLTTGEFRVVDVATIPGLAPDEALRLAAATEHDSEHAIAQGIVKSAEEKGIALPDARGFEALPGQGVRAEVEGRELSVGGPALLRRLGITLPAPLEAGAERARARGHASVVLLEGEQPLAVVAVADRIRPESYEAVRRLHAEGIEVVMLTGDARVVAETVARELGIDAFHAEVLPDQKVEKIRELRRQGKRVAMVGDGVNDAPALLTADVGIAIGAGTGVAVEAGDIVLVRSDPRDVPRIIELSRATYRKMVQNLWWAAGYNVVAIPLAAGVLAGRGILLPPAVGAILMSVSTVIVALNAQLLRRARL; encoded by the coding sequence ATGCACGACCACCACGCCCATCACCGGCACGCGCCCGGATGGTCCGGCGAGCCGCCGAGGCCCGGAGACCGGGATCGCCGTGAGCAGGCCCGCGCCGAGGGCCACGCACACGGCTCGGAGGTCGCACGAACGGACTCACCGGCCCCCCACGCGGGCGTTCATGTCACGCGCGGGGCCCACGCCGCGCACGACGAGCACGCGGGCCACGGCGTCGAGCTGTTCCGACGTCGCTTCTGGGGGGCCTTGCTGCTCACCCTCCCCACCCTGATCTGGAGCGACGTCCTGCAGGGCTGGCTGGGCTACACCGCGCCGACGTTCCCGGGCTCGCGCTTTGTTCCGGCGATCTTCGGGACGGCCGTGTTCGTATACGGCGGGCGGGTGTTCCTCCAGGGCGCGGTGCGCGAGCTGGGGGACCGCTCACCGGGGATGATGACCCTGATCTCGATCGCGATCGGCGTCGCGTTCCTGTTCAGCCTCGCCGTGACCCTCGGCTTCCGCGGCACGCCACTGTGGTGGGAGCTGGCGACGCTGGTCACGGTCATGCTGCTCGGCCACTGGATGGAGATGCGCTCGATCGCGCAGGCGAGCGGCGCGCTGCGGGAACTGGCGAAGCTGCTGCCGGACACGGCGGTGCGGGTGGTGGACGGACGCACCGAGGAGGTGCCGGTCAGCGCGCTGCGCGAGGGCGACGTCGTGCTCGTGCGGCCGGGGGCGGGCATCCCGGCGGACGGGGTGGTGAGGGAAGGGAGGAGCGCCGTCAACGAGGCGATGATCACGGGCGAGTCGCGGCCCGTGGACAAGGTCGAGGGCGATGAGGTGATCGCCGGTACGGTCAACGGCGCGGGGTCGCTTCGCATCGAGGTGACGCGAACGGGTGAACGCACCGCGCTCGCCGGCATCATGCGGCTGGTCGCGGAGGCGCAGATGTCGCGCTCGCACGCCCAGGCGCTCGCGGACCGCGCGGCGTTCTGGCTGACCCTGGTGGCGATCGGCGCAGGCGCGGCCACGCTGGTGGGGTGGCTCGCGGTGGAGGCCCCGGCTGGCTTCACGATCGAGCGTGTCGTCACGGTGCTGGTGATCGCGTGCCCACACGCGCTGGGGCTTGCCATCCCGCTCGTCATCGCGATCTCGACGACGCTCGCCGCGAGGAGCGGGCTGCTCGTTCGGGATCGGCAGGGTCTGGAGGAGGCGCGGCGCGTGGACACCGTGGTGTTCGACAAGACGGGCACACTCACCACCGGGGAGTTCCGCGTGGTGGATGTCGCGACGATCCCGGGCCTCGCCCCGGACGAGGCCCTGCGGCTCGCGGCGGCGACAGAGCACGACAGCGAGCACGCCATTGCGCAGGGGATTGTCAAGAGCGCGGAGGAGAAGGGGATCGCACTGCCCGATGCGCGCGGATTCGAGGCGCTCCCCGGCCAGGGCGTGCGGGCGGAAGTGGAAGGGCGCGAGCTGTCCGTCGGCGGGCCGGCGCTGCTGCGCCGGCTCGGGATCACGCTGCCTGCGCCGCTCGAGGCGGGCGCGGAACGGGCCAGGGCAAGGGGCCACGCGTCGGTGGTGCTGCTGGAGGGAGAGCAGCCGCTGGCGGTGGTCGCGGTGGCGGACCGCATCCGGCCGGAATCGTACGAGGCGGTGCGGCGGCTACACGCGGAAGGGATCGAGGTCGTGATGCTGACCGGCGACGCGCGCGTAGTCGCGGAAACGGTCGCGCGGGAGCTGGGCATCGACGCGTTCCACGCCGAGGTGCTGCCGGACCAGAAGGTCGAGAAGATCCGCGAGCTGAGGCGGCAGGGCAAGCGGGTGGCGATGGTGGGGGACGGCGTGAACGATGCCCCCGCGCTGCTCACCGCGGACGTGGGCATCGCGATCGGGGCGGGAACCGGTGTCGCGGTCGAGGCGGGAGACATCGTGCTGGTACGGAGCGACCCGCGGGATGTGCCGCGCATCATCGAGCTCTCGCGGGCGACGTACCGCAAGATGGTGCAGAATCTCTGGTGGGCCGCCGGCTACAACGTCGTAGCGATCCCGCTCGCGGCGGGTGTGCTCGCGGGCCGGGGGATCCTCCTGCCGCCGGCCGTGGGCGCGATCCTGATGTCGGTGAGCACGGTGATCGTAGCGCTGAACGCGCAGTTGCTGCGGCGGGCGCGGCTATGA
- a CDS encoding 1,4-alpha-glucan branching enzyme: MLRQSERERVESKERTEQPPVRHDVTLLTEDDVYLFNEGSHLQLYRRLGAHPITVDGVPGTYFAVWAPNAEEVSVMGEFNRWDRSSHKLRPRGSSGIWEGFIPGVGQGDLYKYHIKSWYHGYRVEKADPVGFRHEEPPRTASIVWDLSYKWGDDEWMRERGRRNAADTPISIYEVHLGSWMRVPEDGNRPLTYRELAPRLAEYVLEMGFTHVELLPVMEHPFYGSWGYQVTGYFAPTSRYGSPQDFMFFIDYLHQHGIGVILDWVPSHFPTDAHGLAFFDGTHLYEHADPRQGFHPDWNSMIFNYGRNEVRSFLLSSAMFWLDVYHADGLRVDAVASMLYLDYSREPGEWIPNIYGGRENLEAIAFLRRLNEEVYHAFPDVQTFAEESTAWPMVSRPTYVGGLGFGMKWDMGWMHDTRRYMSRDPIYRKYHHNDLTFRMLYAFHENFVLPLSHDEVVHGKGSLLGSMPGDLWQKFANLRALFGYMWAQSGKKLLFMGGEFGQWNEWNHETSLDWHLLQYDTHRGVQRWVADLNRLYRAEPALHELDFEPAGFEWVDANDAESSVISFLRRGRSPDDVILVVANFTPVVRHGYRVGVPKGGFWRELLNSDAKEYGGSGVGNLGGKDADPVPCHGRPFSLELVLPPLAVIFLKPEG, from the coding sequence ATGTTGCGACAGAGCGAACGCGAACGCGTGGAATCGAAGGAGAGGACCGAGCAGCCGCCGGTCCGCCACGACGTGACGCTGCTGACCGAGGATGACGTCTACCTCTTCAACGAGGGCAGCCACCTACAACTCTACCGCCGGCTCGGGGCGCACCCGATCACCGTGGACGGCGTCCCCGGCACCTACTTCGCCGTCTGGGCGCCCAACGCGGAAGAGGTCTCGGTCATGGGCGAGTTCAACCGCTGGGACCGCTCCTCGCACAAGCTCCGGCCGCGCGGGAGCTCCGGGATCTGGGAGGGCTTCATTCCCGGCGTCGGACAGGGGGACCTCTACAAGTACCACATCAAGTCCTGGTATCACGGCTACCGCGTCGAGAAGGCGGACCCCGTCGGCTTCCGCCACGAGGAGCCGCCCCGCACGGCCTCCATCGTCTGGGATCTCTCCTACAAGTGGGGCGACGACGAGTGGATGCGGGAGCGTGGCCGCCGGAACGCCGCGGATACGCCGATCTCGATCTACGAGGTCCACCTGGGCTCGTGGATGCGGGTGCCCGAGGACGGCAACCGTCCCCTCACCTACCGCGAGCTCGCGCCGCGCCTCGCCGAGTACGTGCTGGAGATGGGCTTCACGCACGTCGAGCTGCTGCCGGTGATGGAGCACCCGTTCTACGGCTCCTGGGGCTACCAGGTCACCGGCTACTTCGCGCCGACCAGCCGCTACGGCTCGCCGCAGGACTTCATGTTCTTCATCGACTACCTCCACCAGCACGGCATCGGCGTCATCCTCGACTGGGTGCCCTCCCATTTCCCCACCGACGCCCACGGACTGGCGTTCTTCGACGGCACCCACCTCTACGAGCACGCGGACCCGCGCCAGGGCTTCCACCCCGATTGGAACAGCATGATCTTCAACTACGGCCGCAACGAGGTCCGCAGCTTCCTGCTCAGCAGCGCGATGTTCTGGCTCGACGTCTATCACGCCGACGGACTGCGCGTGGATGCCGTCGCGTCCATGCTCTACCTCGACTACTCCCGCGAGCCAGGCGAGTGGATCCCGAACATTTACGGCGGACGCGAGAACCTCGAGGCCATCGCCTTCCTGCGCCGTCTCAACGAGGAAGTCTACCACGCCTTCCCCGACGTCCAAACGTTCGCCGAGGAGTCCACCGCGTGGCCCATGGTGTCACGGCCCACGTACGTCGGCGGGCTCGGATTCGGGATGAAGTGGGACATGGGGTGGATGCACGACACGCGGCGCTACATGTCCCGCGACCCGATCTACCGGAAGTACCATCACAACGACCTCACCTTCCGGATGCTCTACGCCTTCCACGAGAACTTCGTGCTGCCGCTCTCCCACGACGAGGTCGTGCACGGCAAGGGCTCGCTGCTCGGCTCCATGCCCGGCGACCTCTGGCAGAAGTTCGCCAACCTCCGGGCGCTCTTCGGCTACATGTGGGCGCAATCCGGCAAGAAACTGCTGTTCATGGGCGGCGAGTTCGGCCAGTGGAACGAGTGGAACCACGAGACGAGCCTGGACTGGCACCTGCTGCAATACGACACGCACCGCGGCGTGCAGCGCTGGGTCGCGGACCTCAACCGTCTCTACCGCGCCGAGCCCGCGCTCCACGAGCTGGACTTCGAGCCGGCGGGCTTCGAGTGGGTGGACGCCAACGATGCGGAGAGCAGCGTGATCAGCTTCTTGCGGCGCGGGCGTTCGCCGGACGATGTGATCCTCGTCGTCGCCAACTTCACGCCCGTGGTGCGCCACGGCTACCGGGTGGGGGTGCCGAAGGGCGGGTTCTGGAGGGAGCTGCTCAACAGCGATGCGAAGGAGTACGGCGGCAGCGGCGTCGGCAATCTCGGCGGCAAGGACGCCGACCCGGTGCCGTGCCACGGCCGGCCCTTCTCCCTCGAGCTCGTCCTGCCGCCGCTCGCCGTGATCTTCCTGAAGCCGGAGGGGTGA